One window of the Eschrichtius robustus isolate mEscRob2 chromosome 13, mEscRob2.pri, whole genome shotgun sequence genome contains the following:
- the C13H12orf71 gene encoding LOW QUALITY PROTEIN: uncharacterized protein C12orf71 homolog (The sequence of the model RefSeq protein was modified relative to this genomic sequence to represent the inferred CDS: substituted 1 base at 1 genomic stop codon) — translation MLPAISFSVLPPGLVPVLIRGSFINQDTKFINSIPEYRLLAVGLLATETQDLKDISPPRFMAQALAAPLSRGQPREQSITETTTYPWDEGDLRFAPLNSTAHSFSSSSESNLSLSVGYFPCEDTFSYENIISEDTSSEGPSIHFVPPIQGTWQTENIGRLLGRXDQIQDDPEQFCKLSITLAWDVDMASKNSDSMANWDLSGDNQWIDKYPKEKTQLTLSKLDGLVQKLEKFLENQKDDEGEDSVFHESVQEEDSQLSSSSPPGKAQVSHQEHESCQDLAKFNPSENEDVIQFPQIPPRLQKHELAEIISQGTGSQRTSIAETSSISSGPQEKEDTRSSTQALSCLNFGWISRWLRHQVLSSFWGREHPEKATESPHQLAQKKRLSHRSKRIQPQESLELGHPILPDF, via the exons TCCCAGAATACAGACTTCTGGCAGTTGGACTTTTAGCCACTGAGACTCAGGATCTGAAGGATATTTCACCTCCCCGGTTTATGGCTCAGGCGTTGGCAGCACCTCTTTCACGTGGGCAGCCACGAGAGCAGAGCATTACAGAGACTACAACAT atCCCTGGGATGAGGGAGACCTGAGATTTGCGCCTTTGAACTCCACGGCGCACTCATTCTCCAGCAGCTCCGAATCAAACCTGAGTCTCTCTGTGGGCTATTTCCCCTGTGAGGACACCTTTTCCTATGAGAATATCATCTCTGAAGACACATCTTCTGAAGGTCCTTCGATCCACTTTGTCCCTCCTATCCAAGGGACATGGCAGACTGAAAACATAGGGAGACTCCTGGGGAGATGAGACCAAATACAGGATGACCCAGAGCAGTTTTGCAAACTAAGCATCACCCTGGCCTGGGATGTTGACATGGCCTCTAAGAATTCAGACTCGATGGCTAATTGGGACCTAAGTGGAGACAACCAGTGGATAGACAAGTATCCCAAAGAGAAGACACAACTGACTCTCAGCAAACTGGATGGTCTTGTGCAAAAGCTTGAGAAATTTCTAGAGAACCAGAAAGACGATGAAGGTGAGGACTCTGTGTTCCATGAATCTGTTCAGGAGGAAGACTCTCAGCTGTCTAGCAGCTCCCCTCCAGGTAAGGCTCAGGTCAGTCATCAAGAACATGAGAGCTGTCAAGACTTGGCCAAGTTCAACCCGTCAGAAAATGAAGATGTCATCCAGTTTCCACAGATTCCTCCAAGGCTTCAGAAACATGAGCTTGCTGAG ATAATAAGCCAGGGCACTGGCAGCCAAAGGACAAGTATTGCAGAGACCTCCTCAATCTCATCAGGTCCGCAAGAGAAGGAGGACACTCGCTCCAGCACACAAGCCCTCTCCTGTCTGAATTTTGGATGGATCTCCCGCTGGCTAAGGCACCAAGTCCTCTCTTCATTTTGGGGGAGAGAGCACCCCGAGAAGGCCACTGAGAGCCCCCATCAGCTAGCACAAAAGAAACGACTCTCTCACAGAAGCAAGAGAATCCAACCTCAAGAATCCCTCGAATTAGGACACCCCATATTGccagatttttaa